Proteins encoded within one genomic window of Cellulomonas flavigena DSM 20109:
- a CDS encoding dihydrofolate reductase family protein → MGKLVYAANTSLDGYLEDASGAFDFSVPTAEVHQFWNDHERGIGTSLYGRRMYETMRVWEDDDWLVDQPEVVREYAGIWRDADKVVYSTTLDAAPTSRTRLERTFDPDAVRRLKEGSERDLSVGGAILGAEAFRHGLVDEVVLMLCPVAVGGGKPALPLGVRLGLELREQRGFGDGTVLVRYAVRGGA, encoded by the coding sequence ATGGGCAAGCTGGTCTACGCCGCCAACACGTCCCTCGACGGCTACCTCGAGGACGCGAGCGGCGCGTTCGACTTCTCGGTGCCCACGGCCGAGGTCCACCAGTTCTGGAACGACCACGAGCGGGGCATCGGCACGTCCCTGTACGGGCGGCGGATGTACGAGACGATGCGCGTCTGGGAGGACGACGACTGGCTGGTCGACCAGCCGGAGGTCGTCCGGGAGTACGCGGGGATCTGGCGGGACGCGGACAAGGTCGTGTACTCCACGACGCTCGACGCGGCCCCGACGAGCCGCACGCGCCTCGAGCGGACGTTCGACCCCGACGCGGTGCGGCGCCTCAAGGAGGGGTCGGAGCGGGACCTGAGCGTCGGGGGCGCGATCCTCGGGGCCGAGGCGTTCCGGCACGGGCTGGTCGACGAGGTCGTGCTGATGCTGTGCCCGGTGGCCGTCGGCGGAGGCAAGCCGGCGCTGCCGCTGGGCGTGCGGCTGGGGCTCGAGCTGCGGGAGCAGCGAGGGTTCGGCGACGGCACGGTGCTGGTGCGGTACGCGGTGCGGGGCGGCGCCTGA
- a CDS encoding pyridoxamine 5'-phosphate oxidase family protein, whose translation MVPDPADPAALAAFVRAHPTAVLATRGDDGHPQAALLGVAALDDGTLVVDSAEHARKVANVRRDPRVAVALGLDGDVTVQVEGDARVAEGDERVRLAAAYEAQLPGSRALAEGYVVVAVTPRWVRVYDASAPTPVVREARW comes from the coding sequence ATGGTGCCCGACCCCGCGGACCCGGCCGCTCTCGCGGCGTTCGTGCGGGCGCACCCCACGGCGGTGCTCGCGACGCGCGGCGACGACGGGCACCCGCAGGCCGCGCTGCTCGGTGTGGCCGCGCTCGACGACGGGACGCTCGTCGTCGACAGCGCCGAGCACGCCCGCAAGGTGGCCAACGTGCGGCGCGACCCGCGCGTCGCGGTGGCCCTCGGCCTCGACGGTGACGTGACCGTCCAGGTCGAGGGCGACGCGCGCGTCGCGGAGGGCGACGAGCGCGTGCGGCTCGCGGCGGCCTACGAGGCGCAGCTGCCGGGCTCGCGCGCGCTCGCCGAGGGGTACGTCGTCGTGGCGGTGACGCCCCGCTGGGTGCGCGTGTACGACGCGTCGGCCCCGACCCCCGTCGTCCGCGAGGCGCGCTGGTAG
- a CDS encoding alpha/beta fold hydrolase, with amino-acid sequence MTQIPFPPSTLVPVGRVELEVHEAGRENGGPAVVLCHGFPELAYSWRHQLPALVAAGYHVIVPTQRGCGRSSRPTDVEAYDVTRLTGDLVGLLDHLGIEDATFVGHDWGAMLVWWLALLHPQRVRSVVALSVPYVERGDVPWVEAMATWFGDEHYFVHLDRRPGVADAVLDADPARFLRNLYRTPPASPTPGMMLLDVARDEHPRGEPVMSDADLAVYVDAFRRTGFTGALSWYRNLDRDWQLLADVDPVVRQPALMVYGAQDTVVRGQDLARYVPHVEEVTLDCGHWVQQERPEEVTRLLLEWLGRQGVA; translated from the coding sequence ATGACGCAGATCCCCTTCCCCCCGTCCACGCTCGTGCCCGTCGGCCGCGTCGAGCTCGAGGTCCACGAGGCCGGCCGCGAGAACGGCGGACCGGCGGTGGTGCTGTGCCACGGCTTCCCCGAGCTCGCGTACTCCTGGCGCCACCAGCTGCCCGCGCTCGTCGCGGCGGGCTACCACGTGATCGTCCCCACCCAGCGGGGGTGCGGCAGGTCGTCGCGCCCCACCGACGTCGAGGCGTACGACGTCACGCGCCTCACGGGTGACCTCGTCGGCCTGCTCGACCACCTCGGGATCGAGGACGCCACGTTCGTGGGGCACGACTGGGGCGCGATGCTCGTCTGGTGGCTGGCCCTGCTGCACCCGCAGCGGGTCCGGTCGGTGGTCGCGCTGAGCGTGCCGTACGTCGAACGCGGCGACGTGCCGTGGGTCGAGGCCATGGCGACGTGGTTCGGCGACGAGCACTACTTCGTCCACCTCGACCGGCGGCCCGGCGTCGCCGACGCGGTGCTCGACGCGGACCCGGCACGGTTCCTGCGGAACCTGTACCGCACCCCTCCCGCGTCGCCGACCCCCGGGATGATGCTCCTCGACGTCGCGCGCGACGAGCACCCGCGCGGCGAGCCGGTGATGAGCGACGCCGACCTGGCCGTCTACGTCGACGCGTTCCGCCGGACGGGCTTCACCGGCGCCCTGTCCTGGTACCGCAACCTCGACCGCGACTGGCAGCTGCTCGCCGACGTCGACCCGGTCGTCCGGCAGCCCGCGCTCATGGTCTACGGCGCGCAGGACACCGTCGTTCGCGGGCAGGACCTGGCCCGGTACGTGCCGCACGTCGAGGAGGTGACGCTCGACTGCGGGCACTGGGTGCAGCAGGAGCGACCCGAGGAGGTCACGCGGTTGCTCCTCGAGTGGCTGGGACGGCAGGGGGTGGCCTGA
- a CDS encoding TetR/AcrR family transcriptional regulator produces MARDTRERIVTTARDLVHAATYADVGVDDVCRAAGVNKGSLYHFFPSKQALGLAVLDRNWELMRGLLDEAFDAEAPPLDRLDAFLTAYASMMRTMREHLGATPGCPLGNLAAELSAHEPDMRARIAEVLTAWTDRVASVVRDAQARGDVDPSFDATEAARGVVALVQGYGVLAKADDDPTALDALRPLVRRLLPAPH; encoded by the coding sequence ATGGCCCGGGACACGCGCGAACGCATCGTCACCACGGCGCGCGACCTCGTGCACGCCGCGACGTACGCCGACGTCGGCGTCGACGACGTGTGCCGCGCGGCCGGCGTCAACAAGGGCAGCCTCTACCACTTCTTCCCGTCCAAGCAGGCGCTCGGCCTGGCAGTCCTGGATCGCAACTGGGAGCTGATGCGCGGGCTGCTCGACGAGGCGTTCGACGCCGAGGCGCCGCCGCTCGACCGGCTCGACGCGTTCCTGACGGCCTACGCGTCGATGATGCGCACGATGCGCGAGCACCTGGGTGCCACGCCGGGCTGCCCGCTCGGCAACCTCGCGGCCGAGCTCTCGGCGCACGAGCCGGACATGCGCGCTCGGATCGCCGAGGTCCTCACGGCGTGGACGGACAGGGTCGCCTCGGTCGTCCGGGACGCGCAAGCACGCGGCGACGTCGACCCGTCGTTCGACGCGACCGAGGCGGCACGCGGCGTCGTCGCCCTCGTCCAGGGGTACGGCGTGCTCGCCAAGGCCGACGACGACCCCACAGCGCTCGACGCCCTGCGGCCCCTCGTGCGCCGCCTCCTCCCCGCACCCCACTGA
- a CDS encoding HIT family protein has product MTHETAGCIFCEIVAGRAEVSLVHEDETVVAWMDLNPVVRGHLLVVPRRHAVGLEDLDVATGAHMWEVAHELSRTLRRSELRCDGINLLLCDGVVAFQTVFHVHLHVIPRHEGDGWTLNHTAHERARALLDEDARIVRDALERR; this is encoded by the coding sequence ATGACGCACGAGACGGCCGGGTGCATCTTCTGCGAGATCGTCGCGGGACGGGCCGAGGTCAGCCTCGTCCACGAGGACGAGACCGTCGTCGCGTGGATGGACCTCAACCCCGTCGTGCGCGGGCACCTGCTCGTCGTCCCGCGCCGGCACGCCGTCGGCCTGGAGGACCTCGACGTCGCGACGGGCGCGCACATGTGGGAGGTCGCGCACGAGCTGTCCCGCACCCTGCGGCGCTCGGAGCTGCGGTGCGACGGCATCAACCTGCTGCTGTGCGACGGGGTGGTCGCGTTCCAGACCGTGTTCCACGTGCACCTGCACGTCATCCCGCGTCATGAGGGCGACGGGTGGACGCTGAACCACACGGCGCACGAGCGTGCCCGCGCGCTGCTCGACGAGGACGCGCGGATCGTCCGGGACGCGCTCGAGCGTCGCTGA
- a CDS encoding DUF2332 domain-containing protein translates to MDPAIHRGESAVADAYRAFAEQEARGVSATYEAWALGISADPELVDLVAALPPGKRQPNLVLAAARRHGAAGGYDALRSTLLTCWPQVRATVLSHATQTNEANRCAVLLPFLAALPQPLALLEVGASAGLCLLPDRYSYRYDDGTALDPADGSSDVVLPCALGPGTTAPGRLPEVVWRAGVDLDPIDVHDADRCAWLEALVWPEHDDRRARLRAALDVARRDPPRVVAGDLLDVLPSLAAEAPRDATLVVLHSAVLAYLPATARAAFVDLVGTLPGHWLSYEGARVLPATTPHASADATRSFVVSVDGVPRALADPHGRALDAIGGA, encoded by the coding sequence ATGGACCCCGCCATCCACCGCGGCGAGAGCGCCGTCGCCGACGCCTATCGCGCCTTCGCCGAGCAGGAGGCGCGTGGGGTGTCCGCGACGTACGAGGCGTGGGCGCTCGGCATCAGCGCGGACCCCGAGCTCGTCGACCTGGTCGCCGCACTGCCGCCCGGCAAGCGGCAGCCGAACCTCGTGCTCGCCGCCGCCCGGCGGCACGGCGCCGCGGGCGGGTACGACGCGCTGCGCTCGACGCTGCTCACGTGCTGGCCACAGGTCCGCGCGACGGTCCTGAGCCACGCCACGCAGACCAACGAGGCCAACCGGTGCGCCGTCCTGCTGCCGTTCCTCGCCGCGCTGCCGCAGCCGCTCGCGCTGCTGGAGGTCGGGGCGTCGGCGGGCCTGTGCCTGCTGCCGGACCGGTACTCGTACCGCTACGACGACGGCACCGCCCTCGACCCGGCGGACGGCTCGTCCGACGTCGTGCTGCCCTGTGCGCTCGGGCCCGGGACGACCGCGCCGGGCCGGCTGCCGGAGGTCGTCTGGCGGGCGGGCGTCGACCTCGACCCCATCGACGTGCACGACGCCGACAGGTGCGCGTGGCTGGAGGCCCTGGTGTGGCCGGAGCACGACGACCGGCGAGCCCGCCTGCGCGCGGCGCTCGACGTGGCACGGCGCGACCCGCCACGCGTCGTGGCCGGCGACCTGCTCGACGTGCTGCCGTCGCTCGCGGCCGAGGCGCCGCGCGACGCGACCCTCGTCGTGCTGCACAGCGCCGTGCTGGCGTACCTCCCCGCGACGGCCCGGGCGGCGTTCGTCGACCTGGTCGGGACGCTGCCCGGCCACTGGCTGAGCTACGAGGGCGCGCGCGTGCTGCCGGCGACGACCCCGCACGCGTCGGCCGACGCGACCCGCAGCTTCGTCGTCAGCGTGGACGGGGTGCCGCGCGCGCTCGCCGACCCGCACGGACGCGCGCTGGACGCGATCGGCGGAGCGTGA
- a CDS encoding TlpA family protein disulfide reductase, with amino-acid sequence MAPTRTRPADNDYRFDVLRTRHVLDDLRYRPTDPGPGDLVPPFDLPTLDGGRFRHDDLGPRPVLLVVGSQTCPVTRSAAPRLDALHATYGDRVRFVLVQTREAHPGEHLPQPRTDEEKTAHAVAMRDDLRVTYEVAVDDVDGTLHRALGPKPNSAYVLRPDGTIVARVHWANDTAGVRAALDDALDGRPPRHRRGRMLLPLMTAVGHLPDVVHRAGPRAERDVWRAAAPLALLARATRLLGALATDRRGPVVAAGLAVVVAATVVAVVIGAAG; translated from the coding sequence ATGGCACCGACCCGCACCCGCCCCGCGGACAACGACTACCGCTTCGACGTCCTGCGCACCCGGCACGTCCTCGACGACCTGCGCTACCGCCCCACCGACCCCGGCCCCGGCGACCTCGTCCCACCGTTCGACCTGCCGACCCTCGACGGCGGCCGGTTCCGCCACGACGACCTGGGCCCCCGCCCCGTGCTCCTGGTCGTCGGCTCGCAGACCTGCCCCGTGACGCGCAGCGCCGCCCCGCGGCTCGACGCCCTGCACGCCACCTACGGCGACCGCGTGCGCTTCGTGCTCGTCCAGACCCGCGAGGCCCACCCGGGCGAGCACCTGCCGCAGCCCCGCACCGACGAGGAGAAGACCGCGCACGCCGTCGCCATGCGCGACGACCTGCGCGTCACGTACGAGGTCGCGGTCGACGACGTCGACGGCACCCTGCACCGCGCGCTGGGCCCCAAGCCCAACTCCGCGTACGTCCTGCGGCCCGACGGCACCATCGTCGCGCGCGTCCACTGGGCGAACGACACCGCCGGCGTGCGGGCGGCCCTCGACGACGCACTCGACGGACGCCCCCCTCGCCACCGCCGCGGCCGGATGCTCCTCCCGCTCATGACGGCCGTGGGCCACCTGCCGGACGTCGTGCACCGCGCCGGCCCCCGGGCCGAGCGCGACGTGTGGCGCGCCGCGGCGCCCCTGGCACTGCTGGCACGCGCGACCCGCCTGCTGGGCGCGCTGGCGACGGACCGCCGCGGGCCGGTGGTCGCCGCCGGCCTGGCGGTCGTCGTCGCCGCGACCGTCGTCGCGGTGGTCATCGGCGCCGCGGGGTGA
- a CDS encoding helix-turn-helix transcriptional regulator, translated as MLVDVRADRLVATLLLLQRRGRVTAAEVARELEVSERTARRDLDALAVAGVPLYSSQGRGGGWRLVGGARTDLSGLTATEARALFLVAGPAAPATPAVRTALRKLVHALPATFRDEAEVAAAAQVTDADGWDGPAPPDPPGALDDLRDAVVRRVQVHLGYVDAQGCATARTVHPLGVVAKGRAWYLVAGTDAGRRTFRVDRVTSVEPTGDPTQHPPDFDLAAVWREITDEVELRRSPAQATAWCTADGLVVLRRAFGSRLAVGAAADDGRTEVVVRGRDPQVLAGELAALVAWVEVTGPPEVRTHLATLGATLVERYGAGVVTPTTPDREEWSDR; from the coding sequence ATGCTCGTCGACGTGCGCGCGGACCGTCTGGTGGCCACCCTGCTCCTGCTGCAACGACGCGGCCGGGTCACGGCCGCCGAGGTCGCCCGGGAGCTCGAGGTGTCCGAGCGCACCGCGCGACGCGACCTCGACGCGCTGGCCGTGGCGGGGGTGCCGCTGTACTCGTCGCAGGGCCGCGGTGGCGGCTGGCGGCTCGTCGGCGGTGCGCGCACCGACCTGTCGGGGCTGACGGCCACGGAGGCGCGTGCGCTGTTCCTCGTCGCCGGGCCCGCCGCGCCCGCGACCCCGGCCGTGCGGACGGCGCTGCGCAAGCTCGTCCACGCGCTGCCGGCGACGTTCCGCGACGAGGCCGAGGTGGCGGCGGCTGCGCAGGTCACGGACGCCGACGGGTGGGACGGCCCGGCGCCGCCGGACCCGCCCGGCGCCCTCGACGACCTGCGCGACGCGGTGGTCCGACGCGTGCAGGTTCACCTCGGCTACGTCGACGCGCAGGGCTGCGCGACGGCGCGGACCGTGCACCCGCTCGGCGTCGTCGCCAAGGGCCGGGCCTGGTACCTCGTCGCCGGCACGGACGCCGGGCGCCGCACGTTCCGCGTCGACCGCGTGACGTCCGTCGAGCCGACCGGCGACCCCACGCAGCACCCACCCGACTTCGACCTCGCGGCGGTCTGGCGCGAGATCACCGACGAGGTGGAGCTGCGCCGTTCGCCCGCGCAGGCCACGGCGTGGTGCACCGCCGACGGGCTGGTTGTGCTGCGGCGCGCGTTCGGTAGTCGGCTCGCGGTGGGGGCCGCCGCCGACGACGGGCGGACCGAGGTCGTCGTCCGCGGCCGCGACCCGCAGGTGCTCGCGGGCGAGCTCGCGGCGCTCGTCGCGTGGGTCGAGGTCACCGGGCCGCCGGAGGTGCGCACCCACCTGGCGACGCTCGGTGCGACGCTCGTCGAGCGCTACGGGGCAGGAGTGGTCACGCCGACGACGCCGGACCGCGAGGAGTGGTCGGACCGTTGA
- a CDS encoding AraC family transcriptional regulator, with translation MIASLNRLVDLVEQDLAADVDLARAAAGLGTTEYHLRRMFSSLAGMPFSEYVRRRRMTVAAADVVAGAELLDVAVRHGYGSAEAFGRAFRAVHGVAPAQVRRDGGPLRSQARLVFRLTVEGARPMDVRIASRPAVRLVGHAARVPLVHEGVNPAIQQHVASLDPAEHQRLKDLADTEPGGMLAVSTDLEPDRREGTELTYLHGVAVTDAVDVPADLDVIDVPAGDWAVFRATGPYPAALQALWADTATTWFPSNPWRLRQGPEVVAVLDRAADLSTATVELWLPVEAG, from the coding sequence GTGATCGCCTCGCTCAACCGGCTCGTCGACCTCGTCGAGCAGGACCTCGCCGCGGACGTCGACCTGGCGCGCGCCGCCGCGGGCCTCGGCACCACCGAGTACCACCTGCGGCGCATGTTCTCGTCGCTCGCGGGCATGCCGTTCTCGGAGTACGTGCGCCGGCGGCGCATGACCGTCGCGGCGGCCGACGTGGTCGCCGGGGCGGAGCTGCTCGACGTCGCGGTGCGGCACGGGTACGGCTCGGCGGAGGCGTTCGGGCGCGCGTTCCGTGCCGTGCACGGCGTCGCGCCGGCGCAGGTGCGTCGTGACGGTGGTCCCCTCCGCAGCCAGGCCCGTCTCGTCTTCCGTCTGACCGTCGAAGGAGCCCGTCCCATGGACGTCCGCATCGCCTCCCGCCCCGCCGTCCGCCTCGTGGGCCACGCCGCCCGCGTCCCGCTGGTGCACGAGGGTGTGAACCCCGCGATCCAGCAGCACGTCGCGTCGCTCGACCCGGCCGAGCACCAGCGCCTCAAGGACCTCGCCGACACCGAGCCGGGCGGTATGCTCGCGGTCAGCACCGACCTCGAGCCCGACCGCCGCGAGGGCACCGAGCTGACGTACCTGCACGGTGTGGCCGTCACGGATGCGGTGGACGTCCCGGCGGACCTCGACGTGATCGACGTCCCGGCCGGCGACTGGGCGGTCTTCCGCGCCACCGGCCCGTACCCCGCCGCGCTGCAGGCGCTGTGGGCGGACACCGCGACGACGTGGTTCCCGTCGAACCCGTGGCGGCTGCGCCAGGGCCCGGAGGTCGTCGCGGTGCTCGACCGCGCCGCCGACCTCTCCACCGCGACCGTCGAGCTGTGGCTACCGGTCGAGGCGGGCTGA
- a CDS encoding class I SAM-dependent methyltransferase: MVTRERPAGDVDYERQGRGYAALRRTEPRIAARVHAALGDARTVLDVGAGSGSYEPADRWVLAVEPSAAMRAQRPAGAAPALDATAEHLPFDDDAFDAAMAMVTIHQWPDVDRGLRELRRVSRGPVVVLTHDAPALRRFWLAEYFPDVVALDETRFPTIDHVVDVLAAAGGTVRVDVVPIPRDCVDGFGEAFWARPEAYLRAEVRGATSGFVLADQAAVQRGVERLAADLESGAWDRAHGHLREQDEYAGAMRLVVATP; encoded by the coding sequence ATGGTGACCCGCGAGCGCCCCGCCGGAGACGTCGACTACGAGCGGCAGGGGCGCGGCTACGCCGCCCTGCGCCGCACCGAGCCCCGCATCGCGGCCCGGGTGCACGCCGCGCTCGGCGACGCGCGGACGGTCCTCGACGTCGGCGCGGGGTCCGGCTCCTACGAGCCCGCCGACCGCTGGGTCCTCGCGGTCGAGCCGTCGGCCGCGATGCGCGCCCAGCGCCCGGCCGGCGCCGCGCCCGCGCTCGACGCGACCGCCGAGCACCTGCCGTTCGACGACGACGCGTTCGACGCGGCGATGGCCATGGTGACGATCCACCAGTGGCCCGACGTCGACCGGGGCCTGCGCGAGCTGCGGCGTGTCAGCCGCGGCCCCGTCGTCGTCCTCACGCACGACGCCCCGGCGCTGCGTCGCTTCTGGCTGGCCGAGTACTTCCCCGACGTCGTCGCCCTCGACGAGACGCGGTTCCCCACCATCGACCACGTCGTCGACGTCCTCGCCGCCGCCGGCGGCACCGTACGGGTCGACGTCGTGCCGATCCCGCGCGACTGCGTCGACGGGTTCGGCGAGGCGTTCTGGGCCCGGCCCGAGGCGTACCTGCGGGCCGAGGTCCGCGGCGCGACGTCCGGGTTCGTGCTCGCCGACCAGGCGGCCGTGCAGCGCGGCGTCGAGCGGCTCGCGGCCGACCTGGAGAGCGGCGCGTGGGACCGCGCGCACGGGCACCTGCGCGAGCAGGACGAGTACGCGGGGGCGATGCGGCTGGTCGTCGCGACGCCCTGA
- a CDS encoding HNH endonuclease: MAGATRRVRVARRRRRRLALVDNDLTDLQWEALRAAWGGCAYCGATDRPLQRDCVLPISRGGRYTLGNVVPACGPCNASKCNAEVVSWLRRKKLDERTFLLRHVEVRAVLTPTGTPHTDSAP, encoded by the coding sequence ATGGCCGGCGCCACCCGCCGGGTCCGCGTCGCGCGTCGTCGTCGGCGCCGGCTCGCCCTCGTCGACAACGACCTCACCGACCTGCAGTGGGAGGCGCTGCGGGCCGCGTGGGGCGGCTGCGCGTACTGCGGCGCGACCGACCGCCCGCTGCAGCGCGACTGCGTCCTGCCGATCTCCCGCGGTGGCCGGTACACGCTCGGCAACGTGGTGCCCGCGTGCGGGCCGTGCAACGCGAGCAAGTGCAACGCCGAGGTCGTCTCCTGGCTGCGCCGCAAGAAGCTCGACGAGCGGACGTTCCTGCTGCGGCACGTCGAGGTGCGCGCTGTCCTGACGCCCACCGGAACCCCCCATACCGACAGCGCCCCCTGA
- a CDS encoding GNAT family N-acetyltransferase, whose amino-acid sequence MRAESLVLRPLTTADEHEAWQAHAELAREGFDFLLDARPGDWPGYLRRLADDRAGVDLPPRYVPATFLVADVGGVIVGRVHVRHALTEALARVGGHIGYQVRPAHRRRGYATAMLAAALDVARAAGVEDALVTCDDDNVASARTIERCGGVLQDVVPAAGRSATRRYRVPTSR is encoded by the coding sequence GTGAGGGCCGAGTCGCTCGTGCTGCGCCCGCTGACGACGGCCGACGAGCACGAGGCCTGGCAGGCGCACGCCGAGCTCGCGCGGGAGGGGTTCGACTTCCTCCTCGACGCGCGCCCCGGGGACTGGCCCGGCTACCTGCGCCGGCTCGCTGACGACCGCGCCGGCGTCGACCTGCCGCCGAGGTACGTGCCGGCGACGTTCCTCGTCGCGGACGTCGGCGGCGTGATCGTGGGACGCGTGCACGTGCGGCACGCGCTGACCGAGGCGCTCGCGCGCGTCGGCGGGCACATCGGCTACCAGGTCCGCCCGGCGCACCGGCGGCGCGGGTACGCGACGGCGATGCTGGCGGCGGCCCTCGACGTGGCCCGGGCAGCGGGTGTCGAGGACGCGCTCGTGACGTGCGACGACGACAACGTCGCCTCGGCGCGGACGATCGAGCGGTGCGGTGGGGTGCTGCAGGACGTGGTTCCGGCCGCGGGCCGCTCGGCGACGCGCCGCTACCGGGTGCCGACGAGCCGCTGA
- a CDS encoding helix-turn-helix domain-containing protein: protein MSEHDDPAPHRVVSRLGALLEARGLTLVQLAELTGVTVANLSVLKNGRARAIRFSTLTAVCDALGCRPGDLLDVEPAPTTRRP, encoded by the coding sequence GTGAGCGAGCACGACGACCCCGCGCCGCACCGCGTCGTCAGCCGTCTCGGCGCTCTTCTCGAGGCCCGCGGTCTCACGCTCGTCCAGCTCGCCGAGCTCACCGGCGTGACCGTCGCGAACCTGTCGGTGCTGAAGAACGGCCGCGCCCGCGCCATCCGCTTCTCCACGCTCACCGCGGTCTGCGACGCGCTCGGCTGCCGCCCCGGCGACCTGCTGGACGTGGAACCGGCGCCGACGACGCGACGCCCCTGA
- a CDS encoding cellulose binding domain-containing protein, with protein MSRALAVLAAGAALVAAQSLAGPSADAVPPGAESEPVTGSATWFDNLGAPYGGCGLPQDQLETQNWIALNVYDTPGDYAMYPRPMAADDPKVGMFDNGRNCGRWVRVTIDDYCTGVNDGAPGQAFCRNGGWVEDEYNGATLDMLVADSCGDPNAWCRDDPYHLDLAHASLNLFEKDGAPVGDMDPNHWGNRKVTWEFIEAPDYSGDIEIGFIQGSEKWWAGVSINHLPNGIHGVEHFADGAWVTTPMNVDMGQSFLVKPTTTGGTDYRIRVTDVDDEYVFGGREYAFSLPESCGGKCSAPRTVVEYTTTEGDGSTPTPTPTPTPDVTPTPEVTVTPTPDVTPTPTPTTGHGVTACTATFRATSTWPGGYQGEVVVTAGEAALTTWTVTLPGVSVGSLWNGVPTAAGSGVTVTNAPYNGSLTPGGTVSFGFIGAGTPGDAAPSCSA; from the coding sequence GTGAGCCGCGCGCTCGCCGTCCTGGCGGCGGGTGCCGCACTCGTCGCCGCGCAGTCGCTGGCCGGCCCGTCGGCGGACGCCGTACCGCCGGGCGCCGAGAGCGAGCCCGTCACCGGCAGCGCGACCTGGTTCGACAACCTCGGCGCCCCGTACGGCGGGTGCGGGCTGCCGCAGGACCAGCTCGAGACGCAGAACTGGATCGCGCTGAACGTCTACGACACCCCTGGCGACTACGCGATGTACCCGCGACCGATGGCGGCGGACGACCCGAAGGTCGGCATGTTCGACAACGGCCGCAACTGCGGCCGGTGGGTGCGGGTGACGATCGACGACTACTGCACCGGCGTCAACGACGGCGCACCGGGGCAGGCGTTCTGCCGCAACGGCGGGTGGGTCGAGGACGAGTACAACGGCGCGACGCTCGACATGCTCGTCGCCGACTCCTGCGGCGACCCCAACGCGTGGTGCCGCGACGACCCGTACCACCTCGACCTCGCACACGCGTCGCTCAACCTCTTCGAGAAGGACGGCGCGCCCGTCGGCGACATGGACCCGAACCACTGGGGCAACCGCAAGGTGACCTGGGAGTTCATCGAGGCGCCGGACTACTCCGGCGACATCGAGATCGGCTTCATCCAGGGCTCGGAGAAGTGGTGGGCGGGGGTGTCGATCAACCACCTGCCCAACGGCATCCACGGCGTCGAGCACTTCGCCGACGGCGCGTGGGTGACCACGCCGATGAACGTCGACATGGGGCAGTCGTTCCTCGTGAAGCCGACGACGACGGGCGGCACCGACTACCGGATCCGCGTCACGGACGTGGACGACGAGTACGTGTTCGGCGGGCGGGAGTACGCGTTCTCGCTGCCGGAGAGCTGCGGCGGCAAGTGCTCGGCACCGCGCACGGTCGTCGAGTACACGACGACGGAGGGCGACGGCTCGACGCCCACGCCGACCCCCACCCCGACGCCCGACGTCACCCCGACGCCCGAGGTCACCGTGACGCCCACTCCCGACGTGACGCCCACGCCCACCCCGACGACGGGCCACGGCGTGACCGCCTGCACGGCGACCTTCCGCGCCACGAGCACGTGGCCCGGCGGCTACCAGGGCGAGGTCGTGGTGACGGCCGGTGAGGCGGCGCTCACGACGTGGACCGTGACCCTGCCCGGCGTGTCCGTGGGCTCGCTGTGGAACGGCGTGCCGACCGCCGCCGGGTCGGGCGTCACCGTGACCAACGCGCCGTACAACGGGAGCCTGACCCCTGGCGGCACGGTGAGCTTCGGCTTCATCGGCGCCGGGACGCCGGGCGACGCGGCGCCGAGCTGCTCGGCCTGA